The following coding sequences lie in one Sphingobium sp. KCTC 72723 genomic window:
- a CDS encoding tail fiber domain-containing protein yields MSWYSAGTVTVTNGQKLVTGSGTDFVSNVLAGQGFIGPDNRTYEIEQVVSATQLMLRTVFYGGSGAGQIYSIIPTQSLMKDLAEAAGQLIASFAGVRDGIGAGLIGDGFQSAPGIRFATDQDTGLRRYSDNAMALVTSGVDRLVVSNAGVGIGAVNDGNSALMIHGMDQVSANLTDAGDHKASIYLRAVGNGTGAGGAVLFGTSFGTAKPFAAIKGFVREGDNNTAGDLIFALRAATIDGALTERARLTKEGNLGIGGTASHNLTITGIGVPGNTLQDGQRGAVVYIRDAGGLPGSGGAIAFGSNEAQSFAALKGSLTDATANSTGDLMLCTRGSTGSGQLDPRWLWSFDGHYRPYLDNVTDIGAGSLRVRVVYAATGAINTSDARTKQQVDAVPDDWLDAWGDVRHVRFRFNAAVEEKGAAARWHVGYVAQEIRDAFAARNLDATTIGLLCHDSWDARTEPEYVTETRIKHTPRATVSAGGLLDGNGHPIVTWTYDEEPEEVQVATGEMIVTREAGDLWSIRPDECAAMEAAWQRREIARQDARIAALETAA; encoded by the coding sequence ATGTCATGGTATTCAGCAGGCACCGTTACCGTAACGAACGGCCAGAAGCTCGTTACGGGCAGCGGCACCGACTTTGTTAGCAACGTGCTGGCGGGCCAGGGCTTCATCGGCCCGGATAACCGCACATATGAAATTGAGCAGGTCGTCTCCGCAACGCAGTTGATGCTGCGCACCGTATTTTACGGCGGATCCGGCGCGGGCCAGATCTATTCGATCATCCCGACGCAATCGCTGATGAAGGATTTAGCCGAAGCAGCGGGCCAGTTGATCGCGTCCTTCGCTGGCGTGCGTGACGGAATCGGTGCGGGTTTGATCGGAGATGGCTTTCAGTCTGCGCCGGGCATCCGCTTCGCAACTGACCAGGACACCGGATTGCGGCGCTATTCTGATAACGCGATGGCGCTGGTCACGAGCGGCGTAGATCGCCTAGTGGTGAGCAATGCAGGTGTTGGCATCGGCGCAGTAAACGATGGCAATAGTGCTTTGATGATTCATGGAATGGACCAAGTCAGCGCTAACCTCACTGATGCAGGGGATCATAAAGCAAGCATATATCTTCGCGCAGTCGGAAACGGCACCGGCGCTGGCGGCGCGGTGCTTTTTGGCACGTCATTCGGGACAGCGAAACCGTTCGCCGCCATCAAGGGATTTGTCCGCGAAGGTGACAACAATACTGCCGGAGACCTCATTTTTGCACTGAGAGCTGCGACGATCGATGGCGCACTGACTGAGCGCGCTCGACTCACCAAAGAAGGTAATTTGGGAATCGGCGGAACCGCGTCCCACAACTTGACGATTACGGGAATTGGCGTCCCCGGCAACACTCTTCAGGATGGCCAGCGTGGGGCCGTCGTCTACATTCGCGATGCAGGCGGCCTGCCTGGATCTGGCGGGGCCATTGCATTCGGATCGAACGAGGCGCAGTCTTTTGCGGCGTTAAAGGGATCGCTGACCGACGCCACCGCGAACAGCACAGGTGACTTGATGCTGTGTACGCGCGGTTCGACAGGCTCCGGGCAGCTTGATCCGCGCTGGCTTTGGTCTTTTGACGGACACTACCGACCCTATCTGGATAACGTGACCGACATCGGCGCGGGATCGCTGCGGGTGCGCGTCGTCTATGCGGCCACCGGCGCTATCAATACGTCCGATGCGCGCACCAAGCAGCAGGTCGATGCGGTCCCGGATGACTGGCTGGATGCGTGGGGCGACGTTCGTCATGTCCGCTTCAGGTTCAATGCGGCAGTGGAAGAAAAAGGCGCGGCGGCCCGCTGGCATGTCGGATATGTCGCGCAGGAAATTCGCGACGCCTTTGCCGCACGCAACCTGGACGCCACGACCATCGGGCTACTCTGCCATGATAGTTGGGATGCGCGCACCGAGCCTGAATATGTGACCGAAACGCGCATCAAACACACCCCCCGCGCGACGGTCAGCGCGGGCGGGCTGCTCGACGGGAATGGCCATCCGATCGTCACCTGGACCTATGACGAAGAGCCGGAGGAGGTGCAGGTCGCCACCGGCGAGATGATCGTCACCCGCGAGGCTGGCGACCTTTGGAGCATCCGGCCCGACGAATGCGCGGCGATGGAGGCGGCCTGGCAGCGTCGGGAGATTGCGCGGCAGGACGCGCGGATTGCGGCCCTGGAAACGGCAGCCTGA